The proteins below come from a single Microtus ochrogaster isolate Prairie Vole_2 chromosome 8, MicOch1.0, whole genome shotgun sequence genomic window:
- the LOC101985425 gene encoding small nuclear ribonucleoprotein F-like: MSLPLNPKPFLNGLTGKPVMVKLKWGMEYKGYLVSVDGYMNMQLANTEEYIDGALSGHLGEVLIRCNNVLYIRGIEEEEEDGEMRE, from the coding sequence ATGAGTTTACCCCTCAATCCCAAGCCTTTTCTCAATGGACTGACAGGGAAACCAGTGATGGTGAAACTCAAGTGGGGGATGGAATATAAGGGCTACCTGGTCTCTGTCGATGGCTACATGAACATGCAGCTTGCAAATACAGAAGAATACATAGATGGTGCGTTGTCTGGACATCTGGGTGAAGTTCTAATAAGGTGTAATAATGTTCTTTATATTCGAGGcattgaagaggaagaggaagatggggaaatGAGAGAATAG